From the genome of Patagioenas fasciata isolate bPatFas1 chromosome 17, bPatFas1.hap1, whole genome shotgun sequence, one region includes:
- the SELENOM gene encoding selenoprotein M — MLRALLRALLLAALAAGGPGPPRLRGAELWDLARGKVETCGGURLNRLREVKAFVTQDIPLYHNLEMKHLPGADPELVLLSHRYEELERIPLSDMTREEINQLVQELGFYRKETPDAPVPEEFQFAPARPLPALLPHQAPTADGETPPEHDEGEHPEL; from the exons ATGCTGCGGGCGCTGCTGCgggcgctgctgctggcggcgctggcggcgggcggcccgggacccccccggctccGCGGGGCCGAGCTGTGGGACCTGGCCCGGGGCAAGGTGGAG ACCTGCGGCGGGTGACGGCTGAACCGCTTGAGGGAG gtgaagGCCTTCGTCACCCAGGACATCCCCCTCTA CCATAACCTGGAGATGAAGCACCTGCCTGGTGCTGACCCCGAGCTTGTTCTTCTCAGCCACCGATACGAGGAGCTGGAG AGAATCCCCCTGAGTGACATGACCCGGGAGGAGATCAACCAGCTGGTGCAGGAACTGGGCTTCTATCGCAAGGAGACACCTGATGCCCCTGTGCCTGAGGAGTTCCAGTTTGCCCCTGCCAGGCCTCTGccggccctgctgccccaccaagCTCCCACTGCTGATGGCGAGACTCCCCCTGAACATGATGAGGGAGAACACCCAGAGCTGTAG